In a genomic window of Brassica rapa cultivar Chiifu-401-42 chromosome A10, CAAS_Brap_v3.01, whole genome shotgun sequence:
- the LOC103847715 gene encoding amino acid permease 5, translated as MVEDVKNVQGDVLPRSSSGLLDDDGRPKRTGTVWTTSAHIITAVIGSGVLSLAWAIAQLGWVAGPVAMLLFSFVSYYTSTLLASCYRSGDPVTGKRNYTYMDAIHSNLGGIKVKLCGIVQYVNLFGTAIGYTIASAISLIAIQRTTCHHNNGGKAPCPVNGSAYIIGFGVLQILLSQIPDFDQLWWLSLVAAVMSFGYSTIGLGLGISKLVENKEIKGTLTGVSIGTVTPTGKMWRTFQALGNIAFAYAYSMIFVEIQDTLKSPPSEEITMKKAALVSVAVTTFFYTLCGCVGYAAFGESAPGNLLAAGGFTNPYWLLNIANLAILIHLIGAYQVYAQPIFAFVEKKASKMYPESKFVTKEIEIPLFSGSKPFCLNFFRLVWRTVFVITITLISMLMPFFNDVVGLLGAIGFWPLTVYFPVEMYIAQKNLPSWSRRWLCLQVLSLVCLIISLAAAAGSVVGIVSKIKTYKPFQSDF; from the exons ATGGTCGAGGATGTCAAGAACGTTCAGGGAGATGTACTTCCTCGAAGCAGCTCCGGCTTATTAGACGATGATGGCCGTCCCAAACGAACCG GGACGGTGTGGACAACAAGTGCACATATCATAACAGCAGTGATTGGGTCAGGAGTACTGTCTCTGGCATGGGCTATTGCTCAGCTTGGTTGGGTGGCTGGTCCAGTGGCAATGCTACTCTTCTCTTTTGTCAGTTATTACACTTCTACTCTCCTCGCTTCTTGTTACCGCTCCGGGGACCCTGTCACCGGCAAGAGAAACTACACTTACATGGACGCTATCCACTCAAACCTCG GTGGCATTAAGGTGAAATTATGTGGAATTGTGCAGTATGTTAATCTCTTTGGTACTGCAATTGGTTACACTATTGCATCAGCTATAAGCCTCAT AGCAATCCAGAGGACAACTTGCCACCATAACAATGGGGGAAAAGCACCATGTCCTGTCAATGGCAGTGCTTACATTATTGGGTTCGGTGTATTACAAATCTTATTATCGCAGATTCCTGATTTTGATCAGTTATGGTGGCTGTCCCTCGTCGCTGCAGTCATGTCTTTTGGTTACTCCACCATTGGGCTTGGCCTTGGAATCTCCAAATTGGTTGAGAACAAAGAGATTAAAGGCACTCTCACTGGAGTCAGCATTGGGACAGTGACACCCACCGGGAAAATGTGGAGAACCTTTCAGGCTCTTGGAAATATTGCGTTTGCATATGCTTACTCCATGATTTTCGTCGAGATtcag GACACGTTAAAATCACCGCCTTCTGAAGAAATCACGATGAAGAAAGCAGCTCTCGTAAGTGTGGCAGTAACGACCTTCTTCTACACGCTCTGTGGCTGCGTGGGGTATGCAGCATTCGGAGAGTCTGCACCCGGAAACCTCCTCGCTGCTGGAGGCTTCACAAACCCGTATTGGTTGCTTAACATAGCCAATCTCGCCATATTGATCCATCTAATCGGAGCTTACCAAGTCTATGCCCAACCAATCTTTGCCTTTGTCGAGAAAAAAGCTTCCAAGATGTATCCAGAGAGTAAGTTCGTCACAAAAGAGATAGAGATTCCACTCTTTTCTGGATCCAAGCCCTTCTGTTTGAATTTCTTTAGGCTCGTGTGGAGGACGGTCTTTGTGATTACAATAACGTTGATCTCAATGCTAATGCCTTTCTTTAACGATGTTGTTGGTCTCTTGGGGGCCATTGGCTTTTGGCCTCTAACGGTTTATTTCCCTGTGGAAATGTACATTGCACAGAAGAATTTACCGAGCTGGAGCAGACGATGGCTTTGTCTTCAAGTCTTGAGTTTGGTTTGTCTTATTATCTCTTTAGCCGCGGCAGCAGGATCTGTAGTTGGCATTGTTAGTAAAATCAAGACTTACAAACCTTTCCAGTCGGATTTCTGA
- the LOC103847716 gene encoding aspartic proteinase Asp1: MILRLSLPLILLLIIVPQSIQGSIFKTFSNTLSPKYPPYSFVFPLSGNVFPLGYYSVSLQIGNPPKDFTFDVDTGSDLTWVQCDAPCSGCTVRTELQYKPKSNTVPCSDSICSALHWPQKPECLNPKEQCDYEVEYADQGSSMGALVVDQFSLKLLDGSSFVPRLAFGCGYDQHFPSAHLPPATVGVLGLGKGKISILTQLVSARLTRNVFGHCLSSKGGGYLFFGDNVIPSTGVSWTTLVSPNNHHYTTGPAELLYNGKPTGLNGLKLIFDSGSTYTYFNRKTYQAIVNLIGNDLKGKPVKDVKDDKTLAICWKGAKPLKSVLEVKNLFKTLTINFKNGRTNSQLQIPPESYLIVSKTGNVCLGILNGSEAGLQDSNVIGDISMQGAMVIYDNEKQQLGWVSADCDKLPK; this comes from the exons ATGATTTTGAGATTGTCTCTTCCTCTGATCTTGCTTTTGATTATAGTTCCTCAATCAATTCAAGGTTCCATCTTCAAAACCTTCTCAAATACGCTATCTCCCAAATATCCTCCTTACTCATTCGTCTTCCCTCTCTCCGGCAATGTCTTCCCTCTCGG ATATTACTCGGTCTCTCTTCAAATAGGAAATCCTCCAAAGGACTTTACCTTTGATGTTGATACTGGCAGTGATCTCACATGGGTTCAATGCGATGCTCCTTGCTCTGGTTGCACTGTG cGTACTGAACTTCAGTACAAGCCTAAGTCAAACACTGTCCCATGCTCAGACTCAATTTGCTCAGCTCTACACTGGCCTCAGAAGCCTGAATGTCTAAACCCGAAAGAGCAATGCGACTACGAGGTTGAATATGCTGATCAAGGTTCATCAATGGGTGCACTTGTCGTTGATCAGTTTTCTTTAAAACTCCTAGACGGCTCGTCTTTTGTACCTCGCTTAGCATTCGG GTGTGGTTATGATCAGCATTTCCCTAGTGCACATCTTCCACCTGCTACTGTTGGAGTTTTGGGGCTTGGGAAAGGGAAAATCAGCATCTTGACACAGCTTGTCTCGGCCAGACTAACTAGAAATGTGTTTGGTCATTGCTTAAGCTCTAAAGGTGGAGGCTATTTGTTCTTTGGAGACAATGTTATTCCTTCTACAGGTGTATCCTGGACAACATTAGTGTCACCTAA CAACCACCACTACACGACTGGACCAGCCGAGCTTCTTTACAACGGGAAGCCAACAGGTTTAAATGGCCTCAAACTCATCTTTGATTCCGGAAGCACCTATACTTATTTCAACCGCAAGACATACCAAGCAATAGTTAACCTG ATTGGAAATGATCTGAAAGGTAAACCGGTGAAGGATGTGAAAGATGATAAGACTTTAGCAATATGTTGGAAAGGAGCTAAGCctttgaaatctgttcttgaGGTCAAGAACTTGTTCAAGACCTTAACAATCAACTTTAAGAATGGCAGAACAAACTCTCAGCTCCAGATTCCACCCGAGTCTTATCTCATCGTCTCT aAAACTGGGAACGTCTGTTTGGGAATACTCAATGGAAGTGAAGCAGGATTACAGGACTCTAACGTAATCGGAG ATATATCTATGCAAGGGGCGATGGTGATCTACGACAATGAGAAACAACAACTCGGATGGGTTTCTGCTGATTGCGATAAGCTTCCCAAGTGA